The Apium graveolens cultivar Ventura chromosome 6, ASM990537v1, whole genome shotgun sequence genome contains a region encoding:
- the LOC141667064 gene encoding brassinosteroid-responsive RING protein 1, whose protein sequence is MGFPAGYTEVFFPKLLIHTFSLLSLLKTFLSSLLPRLGLHHYLHPTFSSTDTPTRPEYPPLSAVLLREFLPVVKFQQLPNDSPQSCAVCLYDLQHDEEIRLLSNCNHIFHRGCLDRWMDHDQKTCPLCRTQFVPRGLQDEFDQRLWAASGICSDDFYYSDYNSVSGF, encoded by the coding sequence ATGGGCTTCCCCGCAGGCTACACAGAAGTATTCTTCCCCAAACTCCTCATCCACACAttctccctcctctctctcctCAAAACCTTCCTCTCCTCTCTCCTCCCCCGCCTAGGCCTCCACCATTACCTCCACCCCACCTTCTCCTCCACCGACACCCCAACCCGACCCGAATACCCGCCTCTCTCCGCCGTCCTCCTCCGCGAATTCCTCCCCGTCGTCAAGTTCCAGCAACTCCCCAACGACTCCCCACAAAGCTGCGCAGTTTGTTTGTACGACCTACAACATGACGAGGAAATAAGGTTGTTGTCTAACTGTAACCACATTTTTCACCGAGGTTGTTTGGACCGTTGGATGGATCATGATCAGAAGACTTGTCCTCTTTGTCGGACTCAGTTCGTGCCACGTGGACTGCAAGATGAGTTTGATCAGAGGTTATGGGCTGCTTCCGGTATTtgtagtgatgatttttattACAGTGATTATAATTCCGTTTCGGGTTTTTga